A DNA window from Aureibacter tunicatorum contains the following coding sequences:
- a CDS encoding zinc-dependent metalloprotease, giving the protein MKSKLLSLLAAGLLSTGISMAQEDNHPHLDCREPQLTQEQIEANIEYHENFRKEVESGQRRIKASTYRIPVVVHVYGSTFNHNKLDRKLIVDALAEASKDFQGLNDDFNEIDPLFNGRKATIDISFELAKYDENGNPTSGVVFYPVKEGYGGTWSDDEIRQDSWDNYKYMNIYIQNDMYADGFMFASGVAWYPGTAGNGNIGIERVVYNGSYLGANTDKEFASVFTHEFGHWLDLRHTFNGGCVGQNSTTQGDLVADTPPTTGSLGCRDALNCFNEPTNGENYMDYNVDCYKMFTQGQVNRMLAALNHNYRRTLWTDQNVQETLEKNVKSVAFERNFVQENYSSNDGTLAYENFTIELHNAEFASVGSILEEGVDYTISNLPEGYVSTLSVNSNNAAVLNISGQAKNHANANDVDVQITLNSNVFANSGDQVLGKTHTMRIDFEDPFDILYRTDIYLGDNETQAEGLVQKTTGNTFRKWFFHPQMDVGPNRDQDNPNWGHGVWWNGNGNAFMLETYGAGAISDEEFNVLVLEDGDYIGPNSVWNYPEDTDLYYLYDRLHTVWAGQTGYVGFRVRINRFVHFGWAKLKVDASGNTVEILDFAINNIPNAPIGAGETDIVAQDQTITFDDVQSPLDVNSDNFDLNAESTSGLQVIFTSSDPDVLKIINGNEVVVVGEGEAVLTASQAGDNNLWNPAASVSQTVKVEDNNTVLSISNMLGLKLYPNPNNGKFNIEALNSILEVKIYDISGRLISRDTFNSKSITVNLDRQKGIYNVVIVTDSGVSVEKIMIK; this is encoded by the coding sequence ATGAAATCAAAACTACTAAGTTTGCTAGCCGCTGGCTTGTTGTCAACAGGCATCTCGATGGCTCAGGAAGACAATCATCCTCATTTGGATTGTAGAGAACCTCAATTGACTCAAGAACAAATTGAGGCAAATATTGAATACCATGAGAATTTTAGGAAGGAAGTCGAGTCGGGACAAAGAAGAATTAAGGCTTCTACTTATCGAATTCCTGTTGTAGTGCATGTTTACGGATCAACGTTTAATCACAATAAGCTAGATAGAAAGCTTATAGTTGACGCATTGGCTGAAGCCAGCAAAGATTTTCAAGGGTTGAATGATGATTTTAATGAAATTGATCCATTGTTTAATGGGAGGAAAGCTACTATTGATATTTCATTTGAACTAGCTAAATATGATGAAAATGGTAACCCGACTTCTGGAGTTGTATTTTATCCTGTAAAAGAAGGCTATGGCGGAACATGGAGTGATGATGAGATTCGCCAAGACTCATGGGATAACTACAAGTATATGAATATTTATATTCAAAATGACATGTATGCCGATGGGTTTATGTTTGCATCTGGTGTAGCATGGTATCCTGGGACTGCAGGAAATGGTAATATTGGCATTGAAAGGGTTGTCTATAATGGCTCATATTTAGGCGCAAATACCGACAAAGAGTTTGCTTCAGTATTTACTCATGAGTTTGGGCATTGGCTAGATTTAAGACATACTTTTAATGGCGGGTGTGTTGGACAAAATTCTACTACGCAAGGAGATTTGGTTGCGGATACACCGCCAACAACAGGTTCATTAGGTTGTAGAGACGCATTAAACTGTTTTAATGAGCCTACGAATGGTGAGAATTATATGGATTACAATGTGGATTGTTATAAAATGTTCACACAGGGGCAAGTGAATAGAATGTTGGCTGCATTGAACCATAATTATAGAAGAACATTATGGACTGATCAAAATGTTCAGGAAACTCTAGAGAAAAATGTTAAATCAGTAGCATTTGAACGAAACTTTGTTCAAGAGAATTATAGCTCAAATGATGGAACATTGGCATATGAGAATTTCACAATAGAACTTCATAATGCTGAATTCGCTTCAGTAGGATCTATATTAGAAGAGGGTGTTGATTATACGATTTCAAATCTACCGGAGGGGTATGTAAGTACTTTGTCAGTAAATTCTAATAACGCGGCTGTTTTGAATATATCTGGTCAAGCTAAAAATCATGCCAATGCAAATGACGTAGATGTTCAAATAACATTAAACTCCAATGTGTTTGCTAATTCAGGTGATCAGGTACTTGGTAAAACGCACACAATGAGAATTGATTTTGAGGATCCGTTTGATATTCTGTACAGAACAGATATTTATTTAGGAGATAATGAAACTCAAGCTGAGGGCTTGGTGCAAAAAACTACAGGAAATACATTTAGAAAATGGTTTTTTCACCCTCAAATGGATGTTGGCCCAAATAGAGATCAAGATAATCCGAATTGGGGACATGGTGTATGGTGGAATGGTAATGGGAATGCATTTATGCTTGAAACATATGGAGCAGGTGCGATTTCTGATGAGGAATTTAATGTATTAGTATTGGAGGATGGAGATTATATCGGACCTAATTCTGTTTGGAACTATCCTGAAGATACTGATCTATATTATTTATATGATAGGCTTCATACCGTTTGGGCTGGTCAGACTGGTTATGTTGGTTTTAGAGTAAGAATAAACAGATTTGTTCATTTTGGTTGGGCAAAACTTAAAGTAGATGCGAGTGGAAATACCGTTGAAATTTTAGATTTTGCGATTAATAATATTCCTAATGCTCCAATAGGAGCTGGTGAAACTGATATTGTTGCTCAAGATCAAACAATAACTTTTGATGACGTGCAATCACCTTTAGATGTTAATTCTGATAACTTTGATTTGAATGCTGAGTCAACTTCAGGCTTGCAAGTTATTTTCACAAGCAGTGATCCTGATGTTTTGAAAATAATAAATGGAAATGAAGTTGTTGTTGTGGGGGAAGGAGAGGCTGTGCTGACTGCTTCTCAAGCCGGAGACAATAACTTATGGAACCCTGCTGCTTCAGTCAGCCAAACTGTTAAAGTTGAGGATAATAATACCGTATTGAGTATTAGCAATATGCTAGGTTTAAAGCTTTATCCGAATCCTAATAATGGGAAATTTAATATTGAAGCACTAAACTCAATATTGGAAGTTAAAATATATGATATTTCTGGTAGATTGATTAGTCGCGACACATTTAATTCTAAATCTATCACGGTAAATCTTGATAGACAAAAAGGTATTTATAATGTGGTTATTGTTACTGACAGTGGTGTGTCTGTAGAAAAAATAATGATAAAATAA
- a CDS encoding zinc-dependent metalloprotease, which produces MKKTILSIVSAMILGGGSLIAQDRPSMDGCKVDELNNQIVEAHGGYNVPESTSARAKAAKYRIPVVFHVYGTSFNGRTVNDDIIKGALKSANDDFQGLNDDYNDVDPYFRDRRDKMDITFELARFDEDGNPTTGIVYYPTKSGYGNGDGYDAQIAADAWDNYKYMNVYIQNDLYNDGTTNNSGVAWYPNDWMSDNNLARVVYNGAYLGSNTDKEFASVLTHEFGHYLNLAHTFSGGCVSGGTTAGDYVADTPPTSGSLGCRNATNCFGELTNGENYMDYNVDCYYMFTQGQVSRMINALNSDSRRTLWTDENVQATLVGGPTLSFDVNTIIEEPNSNDGSFAQPTINVSLQDMEFVKNSGNLVSGTDFTVSNLPQGLGISVNLTNNTTAVVNITGNAASHEASDNGQFTIEFAQSAVTNYDISAEVHGLTQTVALDFMDPFKIIHTAVNETVNANNTFYKFYFDSSMEDGPVGNAGNGDNKGFGFWLTGQGVLHLETYGNPAVANQNTANVKLLNYNDDIGPNTAGWKNGGAWDSNDYHVINSTTYTAWRGQTKYIGVEFGMNGERYYGWIQLSVNGGGTTFNIVDYAYYTKPNTKIKAGITEVTLAEQTITFDPIDSPLLVGGANVAMNATATSGLTVTFTSSNPNVLRVNGNQLEIVGVGQATITASQAGDDTWEAATSVTQTITVEQESILGTPQVLGLSVYPNPNSGVFTVRASEEILSVKVVDLAGRVIKEINNASSKIEIDLSSSINGVYNVVIVSATGTSVNKIIVR; this is translated from the coding sequence ATGAAGAAAACAATACTAAGTATCGTATCAGCGATGATTTTGGGTGGCGGATCTTTGATAGCACAAGATAGGCCATCCATGGATGGATGTAAAGTGGATGAGCTTAATAATCAAATTGTAGAGGCGCATGGGGGATATAATGTTCCTGAGTCGACTTCAGCTAGAGCGAAGGCTGCAAAATATAGAATCCCAGTCGTATTTCACGTTTATGGAACATCTTTTAATGGCAGAACCGTTAATGATGACATAATCAAAGGAGCACTTAAAAGTGCTAACGATGACTTCCAAGGGCTAAATGATGATTATAATGATGTTGATCCTTATTTTCGAGATAGAAGGGATAAAATGGATATAACATTTGAGCTAGCTAGGTTTGATGAAGATGGTAATCCCACAACAGGTATAGTTTATTACCCTACTAAGAGTGGATATGGTAATGGTGACGGGTATGATGCTCAAATCGCAGCGGATGCTTGGGACAATTACAAGTATATGAATGTCTATATTCAGAATGATTTATATAATGACGGAACAACAAATAACTCTGGTGTAGCTTGGTATCCAAATGATTGGATGTCAGATAATAACTTGGCGAGAGTTGTATATAATGGTGCATATTTAGGTTCAAACACAGATAAGGAATTTGCTTCTGTTTTAACTCATGAATTTGGTCATTATTTAAATTTAGCTCACACTTTTTCTGGAGGTTGTGTATCAGGAGGAACGACAGCTGGAGATTATGTAGCTGATACACCACCGACATCTGGTAGCTTGGGCTGTAGAAATGCGACGAACTGTTTTGGTGAACTGACAAATGGCGAAAATTACATGGATTATAATGTGGATTGCTATTATATGTTTACACAAGGTCAGGTTAGCAGAATGATTAACGCTTTGAATAGTGATTCTCGAAGAACATTGTGGACTGATGAAAATGTTCAAGCAACACTAGTAGGAGGACCGACCCTAAGTTTTGATGTAAATACAATAATTGAAGAGCCTAATTCTAATGATGGAAGCTTTGCTCAGCCTACTATTAATGTAAGCTTGCAAGATATGGAGTTTGTGAAAAATTCTGGAAATCTAGTGAGTGGTACAGATTTTACTGTTAGCAATTTGCCGCAAGGTTTGGGTATTTCGGTTAACCTTACAAATAATACAACTGCAGTTGTTAATATTACTGGAAATGCTGCAAGTCATGAAGCTTCAGATAATGGGCAATTTACAATAGAGTTTGCTCAGAGTGCTGTGACAAATTATGACATTTCAGCAGAAGTGCATGGTCTAACTCAGACGGTTGCTTTGGATTTTATGGATCCATTTAAGATAATACATACAGCAGTGAATGAAACTGTGAATGCGAATAACACTTTTTATAAGTTTTATTTTGATAGTAGCATGGAAGATGGCCCTGTAGGTAATGCTGGTAATGGGGATAATAAAGGTTTTGGTTTTTGGTTGACAGGTCAAGGAGTATTACACCTTGAAACGTATGGAAATCCAGCTGTAGCTAATCAAAACACGGCTAATGTAAAGCTTTTAAATTACAATGATGATATCGGGCCAAATACTGCAGGTTGGAAAAACGGCGGTGCTTGGGATTCGAATGATTATCACGTTATTAATTCAACGACTTACACTGCATGGAGAGGTCAAACTAAGTACATTGGAGTAGAGTTCGGCATGAATGGAGAAAGATATTATGGTTGGATTCAATTGAGTGTAAATGGCGGAGGAACTACATTTAATATTGTGGATTACGCATATTACACTAAGCCTAATACAAAGATCAAAGCTGGAATTACGGAAGTAACGTTAGCTGAACAAACTATTACTTTTGATCCGATTGATTCTCCTTTGCTAGTAGGTGGTGCTAATGTTGCAATGAATGCTACAGCTACTTCTGGATTGACAGTGACTTTCACGAGTAGCAACCCTAATGTATTGCGTGTTAATGGAAATCAATTGGAGATTGTTGGAGTTGGCCAAGCTACAATTACGGCATCTCAAGCTGGAGATGATACTTGGGAAGCTGCTACTTCTGTTACTCAAACAATCACTGTTGAGCAAGAAAGCATATTAGGAACACCACAGGTTTTAGGATTGTCAGTTTATCCGAATCCAAATTCAGGTGTTTTCACAGTAAGAGCTTCAGAGGAAATTTTAAGTGTGAAAGTTGTTGATTTAGCAGGTAGGGTAATTAAAGAGATAAATAATGCTTCAAGCAAGATTGAAATTGATTTAAGCTCTTCGATTAATGGAGTTTATAATGTAGTGATCGTATCAGCTACAGGAACATCAGTTAATAAGATTATAGTTAGATAG
- a CDS encoding DUF2490 domain-containing protein, with translation MRRLGLILILQFVITIYSTAQSNTQIWMDLVGRKPVSDKLSVSGLLGSRYYFDEYAWRSHFYASMRYSFNDVWTGEGGVKFVEYYGVLDDRVEVRPWQGFTVDTKINNNFVIKHNPRVEERFYFEGDSFDFNVRLRYGLSSKFDLWNPNGVQALRMPVGFELLYDLGKNNKLWHDQARYQMGLEYLCNEKLQFNFNLRVLSNISKYENELVKDKSVVSQFKAVYIIK, from the coding sequence GTGAGAAGATTAGGATTAATATTGATTCTACAGTTTGTTATTACTATATATTCGACAGCTCAATCGAATACACAGATATGGATGGACCTTGTTGGAAGGAAACCTGTCAGTGACAAATTGTCTGTAAGTGGTTTGTTGGGAAGCAGGTATTATTTTGATGAATATGCTTGGCGATCTCACTTTTATGCTTCTATGAGATACTCTTTCAATGATGTTTGGACTGGAGAAGGAGGTGTGAAATTTGTTGAGTATTATGGAGTTCTTGATGATAGAGTAGAAGTTAGGCCTTGGCAAGGATTTACAGTAGATACAAAGATTAATAATAATTTTGTGATCAAGCACAATCCAAGAGTAGAGGAAAGGTTTTATTTTGAGGGAGATAGTTTTGATTTTAACGTAAGGTTGAGATACGGCTTGTCTTCAAAATTTGATCTTTGGAATCCTAATGGAGTGCAGGCGCTTAGGATGCCGGTTGGATTTGAGCTGTTGTATGACCTGGGTAAAAACAATAAACTTTGGCATGATCAAGCACGCTATCAAATGGGTTTGGAATATTTGTGCAATGAAAAATTGCAGTTCAATTTCAACCTTAGAGTTTTGAGCAATATCTCCAAGTATGAAAATGAATTGGTCAAAGATAAGTCTGTGGTTTCCCAATTCAAGGCAGTTTATATCATTAAATAG
- a CDS encoding glycosyltransferase family A protein has translation MHLISIVIPFYQPKAKFNTCIKSILNQTEKNFELILVNNNADQASRQIANKFAKEDSRIKIIEEKRQGVVYASNRGMAEAKGEFLVRMDADDIMDINRLKIQKEYLLTNKHCDVVSSKIKFEGNIEAEGFKQYVDWLNNITSYEDILLNQFIESPIVNPSVMIRRHVPESHGWYLDGDFPEDYELWLRWLSNGVIIEKTPQTLHHWVDSEERLTRTDDRYSIDSFFKIKSKYLANHLKSKNINSVCIWGAGRKSRQRLNMLTDHGITVKSFIDFKSKEINGIPCYNYNSADYAQLPFILSYVSNRGKRNEIRAFLKTKGKIEGKDFLCVG, from the coding sequence ATGCACTTAATATCCATAGTCATTCCATTCTACCAACCCAAAGCAAAATTCAACACTTGCATAAAAAGCATTTTAAATCAAACTGAAAAAAACTTTGAACTCATTCTTGTGAATAACAATGCCGATCAAGCAAGCCGTCAAATCGCAAATAAATTCGCAAAAGAAGACTCAAGAATAAAAATCATCGAAGAAAAAAGACAAGGTGTGGTTTATGCATCAAATCGAGGCATGGCAGAAGCAAAAGGCGAATTCCTAGTCAGAATGGATGCTGATGACATTATGGATATCAATCGGCTCAAAATTCAAAAAGAATACTTATTAACAAACAAGCATTGCGATGTGGTATCTTCAAAAATCAAATTTGAAGGAAATATTGAAGCAGAAGGATTCAAACAGTATGTTGATTGGCTTAATAATATCACAAGCTATGAAGATATTTTACTTAATCAATTCATCGAATCTCCAATCGTCAATCCAAGCGTAATGATACGCCGGCATGTACCAGAAAGTCATGGTTGGTATCTGGACGGTGACTTTCCTGAAGACTATGAGCTTTGGCTAAGATGGCTAAGCAATGGAGTCATCATAGAAAAAACTCCTCAAACTTTGCATCATTGGGTTGATTCTGAAGAACGGTTAACACGTACTGATGACCGCTATTCTATAGATTCATTTTTCAAAATCAAATCCAAATACCTCGCGAATCATTTAAAATCAAAAAACATAAACTCTGTCTGTATCTGGGGAGCAGGAAGAAAAAGCAGGCAAAGGCTCAATATGCTAACTGACCATGGGATAACTGTTAAATCTTTTATTGATTTTAAATCAAAAGAAATAAACGGAATACCCTGCTACAATTACAACTCGGCAGACTATGCTCAACTCCCGTTTATATTGAGTTATGTCTCTAATAGAGGAAAAAGAAATGAAATTAGAGCTTTTCTAAAAACTAAAGGCAAAATTGAAGGCAAAGATTTTCTATGCGTAGGTTGA
- a CDS encoding lysophospholipid acyltransferase family protein, which yields MEKLIYRIYQLTMWLLGKMPMYLIYFFSSVLNFFLSKILRYRKKMVTNHLSSSFPEMSDEERKEVSSKFYQSMSDIFIESMKGPSLSYEEIMERFKVVNPEVANRILDEGRSVVMVSSHQGNWEWGALCISKWLSSLPVILYKRMSNKYIDEDFRKVRAQWGTEMCPSDDAKDGLTKQREKPVAYILISDQSPVRPQKAFWVNFFNKPTGFVHGFEMQARRYNHPVIFFDMLRVKKGYYEMRLKLITENPKEYKSGQLTALYAKHLEDCIKEHPEQWLWTHNRWKKLMPEGKKLVEIEETEFACE from the coding sequence ATGGAAAAACTAATCTACCGAATTTACCAATTGACAATGTGGCTGTTAGGAAAAATGCCCATGTATTTAATCTATTTTTTCTCGAGTGTTCTGAATTTCTTTCTAAGCAAAATACTTCGGTATAGAAAAAAAATGGTGACAAATCATTTAAGTTCTTCTTTTCCAGAAATGAGCGATGAGGAGAGGAAGGAAGTTTCAAGTAAATTTTATCAAAGCATGAGTGACATTTTCATAGAAAGTATGAAAGGGCCTTCATTGTCGTATGAAGAAATTATGGAAAGGTTTAAAGTGGTTAATCCGGAAGTCGCAAATAGGATTTTGGATGAGGGTAGAAGCGTAGTGATGGTTAGCTCTCATCAGGGTAATTGGGAATGGGGTGCATTATGCATTAGCAAATGGCTGTCATCACTTCCTGTGATATTATATAAAAGAATGAGCAACAAATATATTGATGAGGATTTTAGAAAGGTTCGAGCTCAATGGGGAACGGAGATGTGTCCAAGCGATGATGCTAAAGATGGATTAACTAAACAACGAGAAAAACCTGTCGCTTATATACTTATATCCGATCAATCACCAGTACGTCCTCAAAAAGCCTTTTGGGTGAATTTTTTTAATAAACCAACAGGTTTTGTGCATGGTTTTGAAATGCAGGCGAGAAGGTACAATCATCCCGTTATATTTTTCGATATGCTTAGAGTGAAAAAAGGCTATTATGAGATGCGATTAAAATTGATTACAGAAAATCCAAAAGAATATAAGTCGGGCCAATTGACTGCTTTGTATGCCAAACATTTGGAGGATTGTATTAAAGAGCATCCTGAACAATGGCTTTGGACACATAATAGATGGAAGAAATTGATGCCAGAAGGTAAAAAATTAGTAGAAATCGAGGAGACTGAATTCGCATGTGAATGA
- a CDS encoding NAD(P)/FAD-dependent oxidoreductase, which produces MEQPYASIEEKLAQIKEANSSDQKKTILIIGAGIAGLVTAYELGNLGHEVCVLEGSGRLGGRVFTHHFSNGQYGELGAMRVPKSHDYTRHYINRLGLKMRPFIIEDKNQNNKLDLFGTVSSIKDSYEKIFSNLSLNPVEKKLIETDGIGAIYYHSVKRLLEQLSEEDIRHVFDLNAQKDAVSYLDKMSFLEHMHQEGLSDDAIKLIGSYISMNDYWHKNMINFVVDDILDAFNGLEEIVGGTSMLPLLLSMQVLPDGKQLKDKIYFNTEVTAINNREDSVQLILKKNGKLYQRNFDQVVCTVPFSVLRGIHLNGNISQEKKEAIYNMGYHSSTKLLLNCKKRFWESEDEIFGGASFSDLIYRQLYYPSDNASYKSSMISKGPGVLLASYTWEESARRLASFPLKDRTNIVVDKIKRIHPNIGDFIDVDEPSASMVWDQYKWSSGAFATHNPREVSSVFPVAKSPEGRLFFAGEHLSPFRGWMQGAIYSALDTCCELLRK; this is translated from the coding sequence ATGGAACAACCCTATGCGAGTATAGAAGAAAAATTGGCTCAAATAAAAGAAGCCAATTCTTCCGACCAAAAGAAGACTATTTTAATTATTGGCGCTGGAATTGCTGGATTAGTGACTGCCTACGAATTGGGGAACTTAGGTCATGAAGTTTGCGTTTTGGAAGGTTCTGGCAGGCTTGGAGGAAGAGTCTTTACTCACCATTTTTCAAATGGACAATATGGAGAGTTGGGTGCTATGAGAGTGCCTAAGTCCCATGATTATACCAGACATTATATTAATCGATTAGGTCTGAAAATGAGACCTTTTATCATTGAGGATAAAAATCAAAACAACAAGCTGGACTTGTTTGGTACTGTAAGTAGCATCAAAGACAGTTATGAAAAAATATTCTCAAATCTTTCCCTAAACCCTGTAGAGAAAAAACTCATTGAAACAGATGGTATCGGAGCTATATATTATCATTCAGTCAAAAGATTGTTGGAGCAATTGTCGGAAGAAGATATACGGCATGTATTTGATTTGAATGCTCAAAAAGACGCTGTTTCTTATTTGGATAAAATGTCATTTTTGGAGCATATGCATCAAGAAGGACTCAGCGACGATGCGATTAAATTGATAGGCTCTTATATCAGCATGAATGATTATTGGCATAAGAATATGATCAATTTTGTCGTTGATGACATTTTGGATGCATTCAATGGGCTGGAAGAAATTGTTGGAGGTACCTCGATGCTTCCTTTATTGTTGAGCATGCAGGTTTTGCCAGATGGGAAACAATTAAAAGACAAGATTTATTTCAATACTGAAGTTACAGCAATAAATAATAGAGAGGATTCTGTTCAGCTTATTCTGAAAAAAAATGGCAAGCTTTATCAAAGAAATTTTGATCAAGTGGTTTGCACAGTTCCATTTTCTGTGCTTAGAGGAATTCATTTGAATGGGAACATTTCTCAAGAGAAGAAAGAAGCGATTTATAATATGGGATATCACTCATCAACTAAGTTGTTATTGAATTGCAAGAAAAGGTTTTGGGAATCAGAAGATGAGATTTTTGGAGGGGCAAGCTTTTCAGATCTGATATACAGACAACTATATTACCCTTCTGATAATGCCAGTTATAAAAGCAGTATGATTAGCAAAGGCCCAGGAGTATTGCTAGCTAGTTATACATGGGAAGAGTCAGCAAGAAGGTTGGCTTCGTTTCCATTGAAAGACAGAACAAACATTGTTGTGGATAAGATTAAAAGGATACATCCAAATATTGGAGATTTTATAGATGTTGACGAGCCTAGCGCTAGTATGGTATGGGATCAATATAAATGGTCTTCTGGGGCATTCGCAACCCATAATCCAAGAGAAGTCTCTTCTGTTTTTCCAGTAGCGAAATCTCCCGAAGGTAGGTTGTTTTTTGCTGGAGAACATTTGTCTCCTTTTAGAGGGTGGATGCAAGGGGCTATTTACTCTGCTTTGGATACATGTTGTGAACTTTTGAGAAAGTAA